One window from the genome of Bdellovibrio sp. NC01 encodes:
- a CDS encoding trypsin-like serine protease, whose translation MKKIVALALLLLTACQGSNHSEETVPAGQEAAVVGGYTVVSNGVLKTKVLSLGVAVKNVDGGLSASQCTASALTSRLIITAAHCISANAVHTQVELRDNNNKIVPFKAEKAFVHAGYAKDKQNDLALLLLEKPLPAGIRKLSLPYQWSVLLFDQILAAGYGKDNGVQGEKYTLGVLRVTNIPVLEFDKTKKTFVVDQRKGHGICQGDSGGPAMVTKDGIDYIVGVVSKTVYQLPETIDGVPDFCNYKGVYVNIQQGELRKWIIDTSNQAMLTNAVNPALAVTYDYTAVNAQE comes from the coding sequence ATGAAGAAGATTGTCGCACTCGCACTTTTGCTATTAACGGCCTGCCAGGGTTCAAATCACTCGGAAGAAACTGTCCCGGCGGGACAGGAAGCTGCCGTGGTTGGTGGTTATACCGTGGTGAGTAACGGCGTTTTAAAAACCAAAGTGCTGTCTTTGGGTGTCGCGGTAAAAAATGTCGACGGAGGGTTGAGTGCTTCCCAATGCACAGCTAGTGCTTTGACGTCGCGCTTGATCATCACAGCGGCGCACTGTATTTCGGCGAACGCGGTCCATACCCAAGTTGAACTTCGCGATAACAACAACAAAATTGTACCCTTCAAAGCTGAAAAAGCATTCGTGCATGCTGGTTATGCGAAAGACAAACAGAACGACTTAGCACTTTTGCTTTTAGAAAAGCCACTTCCGGCAGGAATTAGAAAATTGTCTTTACCTTATCAGTGGTCAGTTCTTTTGTTTGATCAAATTCTTGCTGCTGGCTACGGCAAAGACAACGGCGTACAAGGCGAGAAATACACTTTAGGGGTTTTACGCGTTACCAACATCCCCGTTTTAGAGTTTGATAAGACTAAAAAAACTTTCGTCGTCGATCAACGTAAAGGTCACGGCATCTGCCAAGGTGATTCCGGTGGACCAGCGATGGTTACGAAAGACGGTATCGACTATATCGTGGGTGTCGTTTCAAAAACAGTTTATCAATTGCCTGAAACGATTGATGGCGTTCCTGATTTTTGCAATTACAAAGGCGTTTACGTCAATATCCAACAGGGTGAACTGCGTAAGTGGATCATCGATACTTCAAATCAAGCCATGCTAACAAATGCGGTGAATCCCGCTTTGGCTGTGACTTATGACTACACCGCCGTGAACGCGCAAGAGTAA
- a CDS encoding DUF721 domain-containing protein, with translation MDFNGANSKKKKKFALGSEVLQALFENGRSPLSEQFMRWKLWAKWEEVVGPTIAKNAEPVGFQRGVLYVWVRNSTWMQQMIFMKDPIRDTINQKFENNFVKYIKFTLDRREVPQSDDMQFKEMIQKIAPKEEDQE, from the coding sequence ATGGATTTCAATGGTGCCAACAGCAAAAAAAAGAAGAAATTCGCCTTAGGGTCGGAAGTTCTTCAAGCTCTCTTTGAAAACGGTCGTTCACCGTTGTCAGAGCAATTTATGCGTTGGAAACTTTGGGCAAAGTGGGAAGAGGTCGTCGGACCGACAATCGCTAAAAATGCCGAACCGGTTGGTTTCCAACGGGGAGTTTTGTACGTGTGGGTTCGTAACTCCACATGGATGCAGCAGATGATCTTCATGAAAGATCCCATTCGCGATACCATCAATCAGAAATTCGAAAATAATTTCGTGAAATACATCAAGTTCACACTCGATCGCAGAGAAGTTCCACAAAGCGACGATATGCAGTTCAAAGAAATGATTCAAAAGATTGCGCCTAAAGAAGAAGACCAGGAATAA
- the trmFO gene encoding methylenetetrahydrofolate--tRNA-(uracil(54)-C(5))-methyltransferase (FADH(2)-oxidizing) TrmFO, translating to MTQSLNKQKISVVGAGLAGSECALQLADMGYQVVLFEMREKTMTPAHKTGKFAELVCSNSFGSLNPISAPGQLKWEAQQLKSHILSAAHEAAVPAGQALGMDREVFASLITEKVKNHPNIEVRTDVIKSLNDVPRPTVVATGPLTHEELAEDLRKHFGDEFLYFFDAIAPIIDAESINTEIAWKADRYGKGTDDYYNCPMNKEEYNRFIEEIANAKKIEPKHFETTEFFEGCMPIEVMVERGPQTLRFGPMKPIGLDDPRTGRYPWAVVQLRQDNKEGTAFNMVGFQTRMAYAEQVRVFRMIPGLENAEFLKLGSIHRNLFINSPKRLNKDLSSKNDPWLFFAGQITGVEGYFESTCVGLMVARFLDQKLKDKPFTPPPRPTAMGSLLEAITDETRADHFQPTNINFALFPPLAEKERDKETRKKKQIAIAQDAMNEWLKV from the coding sequence ATGACTCAAAGCTTGAATAAACAAAAAATCTCTGTAGTTGGAGCTGGCCTTGCTGGTTCTGAATGTGCCTTGCAATTAGCCGATATGGGCTACCAAGTGGTGCTTTTCGAAATGCGCGAAAAGACGATGACCCCGGCACATAAAACCGGAAAGTTTGCAGAGCTTGTGTGCTCGAACTCTTTTGGCAGCTTGAATCCAATTTCAGCTCCGGGTCAGTTGAAGTGGGAAGCGCAACAATTGAAATCACACATCCTGTCGGCGGCTCACGAAGCGGCGGTCCCTGCAGGTCAAGCTTTGGGCATGGATCGCGAAGTGTTCGCATCGTTGATCACAGAAAAAGTCAAAAATCATCCCAACATCGAAGTGCGCACGGATGTGATCAAATCTTTAAACGATGTACCGCGCCCGACTGTTGTCGCAACAGGTCCGTTGACTCACGAAGAATTGGCGGAAGACTTACGCAAACATTTCGGTGATGAATTCTTGTATTTCTTTGATGCGATTGCGCCGATCATCGACGCCGAATCAATCAACACAGAAATCGCGTGGAAAGCCGATCGTTATGGCAAAGGCACGGACGATTACTACAACTGTCCAATGAATAAAGAGGAATACAACCGCTTTATCGAAGAAATCGCTAACGCCAAAAAAATCGAACCAAAACATTTCGAAACAACAGAGTTCTTTGAAGGCTGCATGCCGATTGAAGTGATGGTTGAACGTGGTCCACAAACTTTGCGTTTCGGGCCGATGAAACCGATCGGTCTTGATGATCCACGCACGGGTCGTTACCCATGGGCCGTTGTGCAACTTCGCCAAGACAATAAAGAGGGCACTGCTTTCAATATGGTGGGCTTCCAAACACGCATGGCTTACGCTGAACAAGTGCGTGTGTTCAGAATGATCCCGGGCCTTGAAAACGCCGAGTTCTTAAAACTTGGCAGCATCCACAGAAACTTGTTCATCAATTCACCGAAACGTTTGAACAAAGATCTTTCAAGCAAAAATGATCCATGGTTGTTCTTTGCAGGACAGATCACAGGCGTTGAAGGTTATTTCGAATCGACGTGTGTGGGTTTGATGGTGGCACGTTTCCTTGATCAGAAATTGAAAGACAAACCTTTCACTCCGCCACCGCGCCCGACTGCGATGGGTTCGTTGTTAGAGGCGATCACAGATGAAACTCGTGCGGATCACTTCCAACCGACAAATATCAACTTTGCTTTGTTCCCACCTTTGGCTGAAAAAGAGCGTGACAAAGAAACGCGTAAGAAAAAGCAAATCGCCATCGCACAAGATGCGATGAATGAATGGTTAAAAGTATAG
- a CDS encoding ABC transporter substrate-binding protein — protein MKHLSVILSALLFFGSRSFATVTAPTCSTTYRTAVNESEPLYYRDDQHNKYVGISSDVIDELAKRTGCNFEAQQINRSKLYQEMSSFRVDLALVTIRNNRYDKVGKFLPITSIQREVAGPKELVHVHSSIQDFINNIRVKFIILPGAPFFFTPEESARLEKEGRFMTTTSLQEAYALLVRSKNTVIMQTTFVQDYFFAKMKLDRNFARIPDRKTTFEIGAYYIVKKSNEQNLPVIEKTLKQIASDGTWDRIIRKHTKLAENSELLGKN, from the coding sequence ATGAAACATTTGTCCGTGATTCTGTCAGCTTTGCTTTTCTTTGGCTCCCGGTCTTTTGCGACGGTCACGGCACCGACATGTTCAACGACTTACCGAACTGCCGTTAATGAATCTGAACCGCTTTACTATCGGGACGACCAGCATAACAAATATGTCGGAATTTCCTCTGACGTGATTGATGAACTTGCAAAAAGAACCGGCTGTAATTTTGAAGCACAACAGATCAATCGTTCTAAGCTCTATCAAGAAATGTCATCGTTTCGTGTCGACCTGGCATTAGTCACGATTCGCAATAATCGCTATGACAAAGTCGGCAAGTTTTTACCCATCACTTCGATTCAACGCGAAGTCGCTGGTCCGAAAGAGCTGGTACACGTGCACTCTTCGATTCAGGATTTCATAAACAATATTCGTGTGAAATTCATTATTCTGCCGGGCGCACCGTTCTTCTTTACTCCAGAAGAATCAGCTCGTTTGGAAAAAGAGGGTCGCTTTATGACGACGACCTCTTTACAAGAAGCTTATGCCTTGCTGGTACGCTCTAAAAATACCGTGATCATGCAGACCACGTTTGTTCAGGACTATTTCTTTGCAAAAATGAAGTTGGATCGCAATTTCGCGCGCATCCCTGATCGTAAGACAACCTTTGAAATTGGCGCATATTATATAGTCAAAAAAAGTAATGAACAGAATTTGCCGGTGATCGAAAAGACTTTAAAACAGATTGCCAGTGATGGCACTTGGGACCGAATTATCCGTAAACACACGAAGCTCGCCGAAAACAGCGAGCTTCTGGGAAAAAACTAA
- a CDS encoding thymidine kinase, with amino-acid sequence MTEFSYVSPRGWVEVVVGSMFSGKTEELIRRLRRAEFARLQIQVFKPIIDKRYNEMAVTSHDLTTIDSTPINDAEQIWEHLKPGTKVVGIDEGQFFSANLVQVVQDLAERGIRVIIAGLDTDWQGKPFEPMPTLMAVAESVTKQHAVCVVCGAQASRTQRTAGGEAGQVLVGTHDAYEARCRQHFKPEVDQPTMDWKLKREMDLA; translated from the coding sequence GTGACTGAGTTTTCCTATGTTTCACCAAGAGGGTGGGTTGAAGTTGTCGTCGGTTCTATGTTTTCAGGTAAAACAGAAGAGCTGATCCGTCGTTTGCGTCGTGCTGAATTCGCACGTTTGCAAATCCAAGTGTTCAAACCAATTATCGACAAACGTTATAACGAGATGGCCGTAACATCGCATGATCTTACGACAATCGATTCAACACCGATCAACGATGCCGAACAAATCTGGGAACATTTGAAACCAGGAACTAAAGTTGTTGGTATCGATGAAGGCCAATTCTTTTCAGCAAACCTTGTGCAAGTCGTGCAAGATTTGGCAGAGCGTGGAATTCGCGTGATCATCGCTGGCCTGGATACAGACTGGCAAGGTAAGCCTTTCGAACCAATGCCAACTTTGATGGCGGTGGCTGAAAGTGTGACAAAGCAGCACGCAGTTTGTGTTGTCTGTGGAGCCCAAGCAAGTCGCACGCAAAGAACTGCGGGTGGCGAAGCGGGTCAAGTTTTAGTAGGAACGCACGACGCTTATGAGGCTCGTTGCCGCCAGCATTTCAAACCAGAAGTCGATCAACCGACAATGGATTGGAAACTAAAACGCGAAATGGATCTTGCTTAG